From Denitrovibrio acetiphilus DSM 12809, the proteins below share one genomic window:
- a CDS encoding 4Fe-4S dicluster domain-containing protein has product MNKKYAMAYIVDRCVDCKACMVACKAEWEVPADHFRTHIDTGISPDRSVNMRMHFLPNQCNHCDDAPCVTVCPTKASHKREDGVVYVTRSRCVGCKYCIVSCPYDARFFNHDLGVAEKCTFCLPRITEGLEPACVTTCPGNVRVFGDLNDQDSEISLLLKDAAEKHYKVWKLREDIGTRPNIYYIQK; this is encoded by the coding sequence ATGAATAAAAAATATGCTATGGCATACATAGTTGACCGCTGTGTGGACTGCAAAGCCTGCATGGTAGCATGTAAGGCAGAATGGGAAGTGCCCGCTGATCATTTCCGTACACACATAGACACCGGGATAAGCCCCGATCGTTCTGTGAATATGCGGATGCACTTTCTCCCTAACCAGTGCAACCACTGTGACGATGCCCCATGTGTAACTGTATGTCCCACAAAAGCCAGTCACAAAAGAGAGGACGGGGTTGTGTACGTGACAAGATCCAGATGTGTGGGCTGTAAGTACTGCATTGTTTCCTGTCCGTATGATGCAAGATTTTTCAATCACGATCTTGGTGTTGCAGAAAAATGTACTTTCTGCCTGCCGAGGATAACTGAAGGTCTTGAGCCGGCATGCGTAACAACATGCCCGGGAAATGTCAGAGTTTTCGGCGATTTAAACGATCAGGATAGTGAAATCTCACTTCTTCTGAAGGACGCTGCGGAAAAACATTATAAAGTTTGGAAGCTGCGTGAGGACATCGGCACTCGCCCAAACATATATTACATACAGAAATAG
- the nrfD gene encoding NrfD/PsrC family molybdoenzyme membrane anchor subunit, with the protein MVFQEAFEWYIAVYLFLAGVGAGAIVAAVMADMYDRKKYISFIKAASVIGMPLVSIGIFFLYIDLGQGLWKPWLLILLFLNPTSAITWGTGILTVFTLLALIYGAFNLGFIKFSGGRTVQWLLIITGILTAGYTAVLLGVLKAIPFWHQTSLPILFIISATSTGISGAMIVREMFFKTEDSMHKIETSHFYLIMLEILLLVGMFLIAMQGVPEMKFSALSLLTGKFALEFWVFLVLLGLIIPAIVFALGEAGKMHISGSKLVFFEALVLLGGYFLRFLIIHAGVYTQKFIEYIPQ; encoded by the coding sequence ATGGTTTTTCAAGAAGCCTTTGAGTGGTATATTGCCGTATATCTGTTTCTGGCAGGTGTGGGCGCCGGGGCTATCGTTGCCGCTGTAATGGCGGATATGTACGACAGGAAAAAATACATATCCTTTATAAAAGCTGCAAGTGTTATAGGAATGCCGCTGGTTAGTATCGGTATATTTTTTCTATACATAGATCTCGGACAGGGGTTATGGAAGCCTTGGCTTCTGATTCTCCTTTTTTTGAACCCGACATCAGCTATTACATGGGGTACAGGGATACTGACGGTATTCACGCTACTTGCATTGATATATGGCGCATTTAATCTCGGATTCATAAAGTTTTCCGGCGGAAGAACCGTGCAGTGGCTGCTGATAATAACAGGTATCCTCACCGCAGGATACACTGCTGTACTGCTTGGTGTCCTAAAGGCAATACCTTTCTGGCATCAGACATCTCTTCCGATATTGTTCATAATATCCGCGACATCCACAGGTATATCCGGTGCGATGATTGTGAGAGAAATGTTTTTCAAAACAGAAGACAGCATGCATAAGATTGAAACCAGCCATTTTTATCTCATAATGCTTGAGATTCTCCTCCTTGTGGGCATGTTTCTTATCGCAATGCAGGGTGTGCCGGAGATGAAATTCTCTGCGCTCAGTCTTCTGACAGGTAAATTCGCTCTGGAGTTCTGGGTCTTCCTTGTGCTCCTCGGGCTTATTATTCCTGCTATTGTCTTCGCGCTGGGCGAAGCTGGCAAAATGCATATATCAGGTTCTAAACTGGTGTTTTTTGAAGCTCTGGTTTTATTAGGGGGATACTTCCTCCGCTTCCTGATAATACATGCCGGAGTTTATACTCAAAAATTCATTGAGTATATTCCACAATAA
- a CDS encoding ubiquinol-cytochrome c reductase iron-sulfur subunit, translating to MQIIKKFSRRSFLKTTGAFLVGLTGITLLCKYMSPPIEENSILAEANISDIPEGGALIFQDKQLALLRTKETITAISLSCTHLGCTVSLSDDKFACPCHGSIFSLTGEVLKGPAQKRLKKFAFSQENGKITVYRRETA from the coding sequence ATGCAGATTATTAAGAAATTCAGCAGAAGATCTTTCCTAAAAACAACGGGAGCCTTTCTGGTGGGGTTAACAGGCATAACTCTGCTATGTAAATATATGTCCCCGCCAATAGAAGAAAACAGTATACTTGCCGAAGCGAACATATCGGACATCCCGGAAGGCGGAGCCCTGATCTTTCAGGACAAACAGCTTGCACTTTTAAGAACGAAAGAGACTATAACAGCGATTTCTCTCTCCTGTACTCACCTTGGCTGTACTGTCTCTCTCAGTGATGACAAATTTGCATGTCCCTGCCACGGAAGCATATTCTCCCTTACCGGAGAAGTGCTGAAAGGACCGGCACAGAAACGGCTTAAGAAATTTGCTTTTTCACAAGAAAACGGGAAAATTACCGTGTACCGGAGGGAAACAGCTTGA
- a CDS encoding cytochrome b — protein MISPFFTHLFPPKFYRDTLKFSKTLYAGAILVALFTTLSVTGLLLMFYYSPDAASSYSSVIFLEESVFGGKFLRALHRMCSHIFLIVIAVHLLRTVLTGVYAGRKRNWKLGYIIFFVIVFEAYTGYLMPMNQLSYWATKTGMELMNTLPFGDFIKNLLMPDDVGGKLTVLRFYTLHVIVLPVFSLTLISAHLYNIRKNGGLVKYADSSDKEDRRKLIGFSLLIGFASILFAIILTFIFPSPLDTAADPSSPPNPAKSAWFLLWIQEVVSWRAVYFNVIMLLIILFYFLPDFRKKYTPDKAVWFSKNDRAVWSTTIALTFTVIVLTIIATFFRGENWELVSFYF, from the coding sequence TTGATATCACCATTTTTCACACACCTTTTCCCGCCGAAATTTTACAGGGATACACTTAAATTTTCCAAAACATTGTATGCCGGAGCGATACTGGTTGCCCTTTTCACGACCCTGTCGGTAACAGGTCTGCTTCTCATGTTTTATTATTCACCTGATGCCGCATCCTCTTATAGCTCTGTAATATTTCTGGAAGAATCAGTTTTTGGCGGTAAATTTTTACGTGCACTGCACCGGATGTGTTCGCATATATTCCTTATCGTTATTGCCGTGCATCTGCTGCGAACCGTCTTAACCGGAGTGTATGCAGGAAGAAAAAGAAACTGGAAGCTCGGATACATCATATTTTTCGTAATCGTTTTTGAGGCATACACAGGTTACCTGATGCCTATGAACCAGCTGTCATACTGGGCTACTAAAACAGGCATGGAGCTTATGAACACCCTCCCCTTCGGAGATTTCATCAAAAACCTTCTGATGCCGGATGATGTTGGCGGCAAGCTGACTGTACTTAGATTTTACACTCTGCATGTCATTGTTCTGCCTGTATTCAGCCTGACACTGATTTCTGCTCACTTATATAATATACGGAAAAATGGCGGTCTTGTTAAATATGCAGATAGCTCCGATAAAGAAGACAGGCGAAAACTTATAGGATTCAGCCTGCTCATAGGCTTTGCTTCAATACTATTTGCAATCATCCTTACGTTTATATTTCCCAGCCCTCTGGACACCGCAGCAGACCCTTCGTCACCGCCTAACCCGGCAAAAAGTGCTTGGTTTCTGCTTTGGATACAAGAGGTCGTGAGCTGGAGAGCCGTTTACTTCAATGTGATAATGCTGCTGATCATACTGTTTTATTTCCTGCCTGATTTCAGGAAAAAATACACGCCCGATAAAGCAGTATGGTTCAGTAAAAATGATAGAGCTGTGTGGAGCACAACGATAGCACTGACATTTACCGTTATAGTCCTGACTATTATAGCTACGTTTTTCAGGGGGGAAAATTGGGAACTCGTTTCATTCTATTTCTAA
- the extS gene encoding selenite/tellurite reduction operon c-type cytochrome lipoprotein ExtS, with the protein MEHNDSTDIYRYSPDYYSYVFQGGKLGTRFILFLIFFSAISGYACMNCHEPHYANKGDCSLCHRGNMESSRKNIAHFGIITAKYSGLYTDENDVKTGKEIVEDSACRRCHIIGAKGENSAVSLDYRAKIHTGEYLADKLINTNEYMPDFHFSDRDVTKIIKYLLFASSGTVQKEAEPYVAYIKTSDDDVFGKHCGNCHKVITRQSGGKGTGEIARNLSGLFSQYFDSDVLQEGDDRWTPELLLKWVRNPRSINKTTIMPPVNLSKNEESDLSKLFENK; encoded by the coding sequence GTGGAGCACAACGATAGCACTGACATTTACCGTTATAGTCCTGACTATTATAGCTACGTTTTTCAGGGGGGAAAATTGGGAACTCGTTTCATTCTATTTCTAATATTCTTCTCAGCAATTTCCGGCTATGCCTGCATGAATTGCCACGAACCTCATTATGCCAACAAAGGTGACTGTAGTTTATGCCATAGAGGAAATATGGAGAGCTCCAGAAAAAACATTGCCCATTTCGGTATAATCACTGCAAAATACAGCGGATTATATACCGATGAAAATGATGTAAAGACCGGCAAAGAAATCGTGGAGGACTCAGCCTGCAGAAGATGCCATATTATAGGCGCTAAAGGTGAAAACTCTGCAGTATCACTAGATTATCGAGCAAAAATACACACCGGGGAATACCTCGCAGACAAACTAATCAACACTAATGAATATATGCCGGATTTTCATTTTTCTGATCGGGATGTTACAAAAATAATCAAATATCTTCTTTTCGCCTCGTCAGGCACAGTGCAAAAAGAAGCAGAACCTTATGTTGCATATATAAAAACCTCAGATGATGATGTCTTTGGGAAACACTGCGGTAACTGCCATAAAGTAATCACAAGGCAATCTGGAGGGAAAGGAACCGGGGAGATCGCCAGAAATCTCTCGGGGCTTTTCAGCCAATACTTTGATTCCGATGTTTTGCAGGAAGGTGACGACCGGTGGACGCCGGAACTGCTTCTTAAATGGGTTAGAAATCCCAGAAGTATCAATAAAACAACTATTATGCCACCTGTTAACCTGAGCAAAAACGAAGAATCCGACCTGAGCAAACTCTTTGAAAACAAATAA
- a CDS encoding heterodisulfide reductase-related iron-sulfur binding cluster, protein MEKLFSPGCALMLYKPELADQICNVLIKMQTCSNMYTNCCHHKPITDKPLFIINTCPGCDRRHSSLYKNVKTISLWEILAKSDTFTFPDYKGAVMSIHDACPTKNKPEVHNAIRKIISRMNISLKEPEKTKTSSVCCGDTYYKLKSDEEVTTAMIKRAEEMPAEDVIVYCVSCVKSMHIGGKKPRYLPDLLFGQKTLIGNETTKKWHDRIENHIRTVGAL, encoded by the coding sequence ATGGAAAAATTATTTTCCCCGGGCTGTGCACTAATGCTATATAAGCCAGAGCTGGCTGACCAAATTTGTAACGTGCTAATCAAAATGCAGACATGCTCAAACATGTATACAAACTGCTGCCACCACAAGCCTATAACTGATAAGCCTCTATTCATAATAAATACCTGTCCTGGATGCGACAGACGTCACAGCTCCCTCTACAAAAATGTAAAAACTATATCGCTATGGGAAATATTAGCCAAAAGTGATACATTTACATTCCCAGACTATAAAGGTGCCGTAATGTCGATACATGATGCATGTCCCACTAAAAACAAACCTGAAGTCCACAACGCTATCAGAAAAATAATAAGCCGGATGAACATATCCCTGAAGGAACCGGAAAAGACAAAAACGTCTTCTGTGTGCTGCGGAGATACATACTATAAGCTGAAATCTGATGAAGAGGTCACAACAGCTATGATCAAACGCGCAGAAGAGATGCCGGCAGAAGATGTAATTGTATATTGTGTCTCATGTGTGAAATCTATGCATATCGGAGGAAAAAAGCCACGATATCTCCCTGATCTGCTTTTCGGACAAAAAACACTGATAGGCAACGAAACCACAAAAAAATGGCATGATAGAATAGAAAATCATATCAGAACCGTAGGTGCATTATGA
- a CDS encoding methylated-DNA--[protein]-cysteine S-methyltransferase: protein MSDYDRIAEAIRYIQTNSKVQPSLEEIAAHMGLSPYHFQRLFTQWAGISPKRFLQFITLESAKLLLKKTSIMETSYELGMSGPSRLHDLFITTDGVTPGEYKSSGEGLTINYGCHETPFGECLLAQTERGVCHLAFIDDNLAEELDNLKNRWNKSDVVRNDDITAETSEMIFKNKSVPLHLKGTNFQIRVWRALLEIPEGHLTTYRRIAEKIGSSSSSRAVGSAAGKNSIGYLIPCHRVLRTTGELGGYRWGLERKRIIIAYEAAQQDQD, encoded by the coding sequence ATGAGCGATTATGACCGAATAGCAGAGGCGATACGTTATATTCAGACAAACAGTAAGGTTCAGCCATCTCTTGAAGAGATAGCGGCACACATGGGGCTGAGCCCATATCATTTCCAGAGGCTATTCACACAATGGGCAGGGATAAGCCCCAAAAGGTTCCTCCAGTTCATTACACTGGAAAGCGCAAAGCTGCTGCTGAAAAAAACATCTATTATGGAGACATCCTATGAACTCGGAATGAGCGGACCTTCAAGACTGCATGATCTTTTTATTACAACAGACGGAGTCACCCCCGGGGAATACAAAAGCAGCGGCGAAGGTCTTACTATCAACTACGGCTGCCATGAAACTCCGTTCGGTGAATGCCTTCTTGCCCAGACAGAAAGAGGAGTATGCCATTTAGCTTTTATAGATGACAACCTCGCAGAAGAATTAGACAATCTAAAGAATAGATGGAATAAGTCAGATGTTGTACGCAATGACGACATAACCGCTGAAACATCTGAAATGATATTTAAGAATAAATCTGTCCCCCTTCACCTGAAAGGAACGAATTTTCAGATTAGAGTCTGGAGGGCTCTTCTGGAGATACCGGAAGGACACCTCACAACATATAGAAGAATAGCAGAAAAGATAGGCTCCTCTTCGTCCAGCAGAGCTGTAGGCAGTGCTGCAGGCAAAAACAGCATAGGATACCTTATCCCCTGTCACAGAGTGCTCCGAACTACAGGTGAGCTTGGTGGTTATCGGTGGGGGCTGGAAAGAAAAAGAATCATTATCGCATATGAAGCAGCACAGCAAGATCAAGATTGA